A genome region from Thermoanaerobaculia bacterium includes the following:
- a CDS encoding rhomboid family intramembrane serine protease: MWGFLFELSLPPPALDRFLRIWGFVPVRMWSGQYGIAASLATIFAAMFLHAGWLHIGGNMLFLWIFGDNVEDRLGHFRYLVFYLLCGLAASLSHAFFNPSSRLPSLGASGAISGVLAAYLFLYPRARILTLIPIFLFFTAEVPAFLFIVFWFVIQFFSGTASLSASTPTTGGTAYFAHIGGFVAGIVLLALLKPPRRAPPAYGWS, from the coding sequence CTCTCGACCGCTTCCTGCGGATCTGGGGCTTCGTCCCCGTCCGGATGTGGAGCGGCCAGTACGGGATCGCCGCGTCGCTGGCGACGATTTTCGCGGCCATGTTCCTCCACGCCGGGTGGCTTCACATCGGCGGAAACATGCTCTTCCTCTGGATCTTCGGGGACAACGTGGAGGACCGCCTCGGCCACTTTCGCTATCTCGTCTTCTATCTCCTCTGCGGTCTGGCGGCGTCGCTTTCCCACGCGTTCTTCAATCCGTCGTCGCGGCTGCCGTCGCTCGGGGCTTCGGGCGCGATCTCGGGGGTGCTGGCGGCGTACCTCTTCCTCTATCCCCGCGCGCGGATCCTGACGCTCATCCCGATCTTCCTGTTCTTCACGGCCGAGGTGCCGGCGTTCCTCTTCATCGTGTTCTGGTTCGTCATCCAGTTCTTCTCGGGTACGGCGAGCCTCTCGGCCTCGACGCCGACGACCGGCGGCACCGCGTACTTCGCGCACATCGGCGGCTTCGTCGCCGGGATCGTGCTGCTCGCGTTGTTGAAGCCTCCGCGGCGCGCGCCGCCCGCGTACGGGTGGAGCTGA